From a single Bacteroidia bacterium genomic region:
- a CDS encoding heavy metal translocating P-type ATPase metal-binding domain-containing protein, with protein sequence MLTPVTDTQKDLACFHCGDTCPTEPIVFDQKSFCCEGCKTVYEILNQHDLCVYYDLEKHPGITLKPGKAQDRYAWLDLPDVGPRIWDFADDQKVKVTFFLPEVHCASCIWLLENLHKLHPGVVSSRVNFLRKEIYLTYLKDRVTLRQMVELLASVGYEPEINLGDLDKKNTAGNNKSFFYKLGIAGFAFGNIMLLSFPEYLGLNWEIETSWGRLFGYLQWVLALPVFFYSSSVFFRSAFLGLRQKNLNIDVPIALGIIALFVRSSYEIFFLDAAGYLDSLAGLVFFLLSGRWFQQKTYDSLSFDRDYKAYFPVAATKITDGQEHKVMLSELQAGDKLVVRNQELIPADARLLAAETQIDYSFVTGESMPVTAKAGDLIYAGGRQTGVSSEIVLLKNVSQSYLTQLWNQEAFQGEQKTQLDNLTDRFGKRFTVGILMIAVFAAIYWLIFDASRAAEVFTAVLIVACPCALAMAGPITFGNTLRILGQWKCYLKNSRVIESMAGISHIVFDKTGTITRTGEMEVHWENGTLTLLQQSLVRALVRHSVHPVSQALYGSLEGNDHQIVTNWEEITGEGVSGTVSGVNIRVGRYDYVSGEKFTGGFPGTYISIGGEIVGNIRLGHRYREGLQELVGDLRPMPISLITGDNDAEASGLRDLLGKDTTLAFRQSPEEKLQFIQLLQQQGARVMMIGDGLNDAGALRQADAGIAVSENINHFSPACDAILDAENFNRIPRILAYTRTSLRLVKWGIGISIAYNIVGLSFAVQGVLSPVVAAILMPVSSVTVIIFGLVTTYLAGRRYE encoded by the coding sequence ATGCTAACACCCGTCACCGATACTCAAAAAGATCTGGCTTGTTTTCATTGTGGCGATACCTGCCCGACTGAGCCTATTGTATTTGACCAAAAATCCTTCTGCTGTGAAGGTTGTAAGACGGTGTATGAAATTCTCAATCAGCATGACCTCTGCGTCTATTATGATCTTGAGAAACATCCCGGTATTACATTAAAACCCGGAAAAGCGCAGGATCGGTATGCCTGGCTGGATTTACCGGATGTCGGGCCGCGGATATGGGATTTTGCCGACGATCAAAAGGTAAAAGTTACTTTTTTTCTGCCTGAAGTGCATTGCGCCTCCTGTATCTGGCTGTTGGAAAATCTTCATAAACTTCATCCCGGAGTCGTCAGTTCCCGGGTCAATTTCCTCCGTAAAGAAATCTACCTGACCTACCTGAAAGATCGGGTTACTTTGCGCCAAATGGTCGAATTGCTGGCATCCGTAGGTTATGAACCAGAAATCAACCTGGGCGATTTAGACAAGAAAAATACAGCGGGAAACAATAAATCTTTTTTTTATAAACTGGGTATTGCGGGATTTGCTTTTGGCAATATTATGCTGCTGAGTTTTCCCGAATATCTGGGGCTCAACTGGGAAATAGAAACCTCATGGGGGCGCCTGTTTGGCTATTTACAATGGGTACTGGCATTGCCTGTATTTTTTTACAGTAGTTCGGTCTTCTTCCGATCTGCTTTTCTGGGGTTACGGCAAAAAAATCTGAATATCGATGTCCCGATCGCCCTGGGCATTATTGCACTGTTTGTACGGAGTTCCTACGAGATATTTTTTCTGGATGCTGCGGGTTATCTCGATTCACTCGCCGGCCTGGTATTTTTTCTCCTGAGCGGAAGATGGTTTCAGCAGAAAACGTACGATTCGCTTTCTTTTGATCGGGATTACAAGGCCTATTTCCCGGTAGCTGCTACAAAAATTACAGATGGACAAGAACATAAGGTCATGTTGTCTGAGTTGCAGGCAGGGGACAAATTAGTTGTCAGAAACCAGGAACTGATTCCGGCTGACGCCCGCCTGCTAGCGGCGGAGACGCAGATTGACTATAGTTTTGTGACGGGAGAGTCCATGCCTGTAACGGCCAAAGCCGGAGATTTAATCTATGCCGGAGGCCGGCAAACCGGTGTATCTTCCGAGATCGTCTTATTGAAAAATGTATCACAGAGCTACCTTACCCAGCTGTGGAACCAGGAGGCATTTCAGGGAGAACAAAAGACCCAGTTGGACAATCTGACCGACAGGTTTGGCAAAAGATTTACGGTGGGTATTTTGATGATCGCCGTTTTTGCAGCCATTTACTGGCTGATCTTTGATGCGTCGAGAGCCGCGGAAGTGTTTACTGCGGTATTGATTGTCGCTTGTCCCTGTGCTCTGGCAATGGCCGGGCCGATTACCTTTGGCAATACGCTGCGGATACTTGGGCAGTGGAAATGTTATCTGAAAAACAGCCGGGTCATTGAGTCGATGGCTGGTATTTCTCATATAGTGTTTGACAAAACCGGTACGATAACCCGTACCGGAGAGATGGAGGTGCATTGGGAAAATGGCACATTGACTTTGCTTCAGCAGTCGCTGGTGCGCGCTTTGGTAAGGCATAGTGTGCACCCGGTAAGCCAGGCGCTGTATGGTTCGCTTGAGGGAAATGATCACCAGATCGTAACCAACTGGGAGGAAATCACAGGCGAAGGCGTATCCGGAACGGTCTCAGGGGTGAATATCCGGGTAGGACGGTATGATTATGTCTCTGGAGAAAAGTTCACAGGCGGTTTTCCCGGTACGTATATTTCGATTGGAGGTGAGATCGTCGGAAATATCCGGTTGGGGCATCGTTACCGCGAAGGGTTGCAGGAACTGGTCGGCGATCTCCGCCCCATGCCAATATCACTCATAACCGGTGATAATGATGCGGAGGCCTCCGGCCTCCGGGATTTGCTGGGTAAAGATACCACCCTCGCCTTCCGGCAGTCGCCGGAAGAAAAACTTCAGTTTATTCAGCTCCTGCAACAGCAGGGCGCCCGGGTAATGATGATTGGTGACGGGCTCAACGACGCAGGCGCTCTGCGCCAGGCTGATGCAGGCATCGCCGTATCTGAAAATATCAATCATTTTTCTCCCGCATGCGATGCTATACTGGATGCTGAAAACTTTAACCGCATACCGCGGATTCTGGCTTATACGCGCACCAGTCTTCGGTTGGTGAAATGGGGCATAGGCATCTCTATTGCCTACAATATCGTGGGTTTGAGCTTTGCCGTACAAGGGGTTTTGTCGCCGGTTGTCGCAGCGATTCTTATGCCGGTAAGCTCGGTTACCGTGATTATTTTTGGGCTGGTTACTACTTATCTGGCTGGCAGACGGTATGAATAA
- a CDS encoding universal stress protein — MAAPQPSIENGNRVGENSRIKTILFPTDFSETAHNAFEYALNIADQLGAGIVLLHVYQELNIHQGQMPAALVESLKEEKLEKAINFFHEYQREAQLQVGKSIEVRPILQAGLPEKVIPDLSRTMDIDLIIMGTLGAASVSERILGSVTTKVIEKSVCPVLAIPAECTYKPIRRILYGMRMDETELSIIDQIVDFARFFDAKVYCTHVGTEKETWSKIQLSAFERLYSLESDGQLQFYVINHSDVVRGLHNFIDENGIDLLSMTTQRRDLIDKFYDQSLTREMVLYTDIPLLAFHR; from the coding sequence ATGGCAGCCCCTCAACCATCCATAGAAAACGGTAACCGAGTCGGGGAAAATAGTCGGATAAAAACGATATTATTTCCTACAGATTTTTCAGAAACTGCTCACAACGCCTTTGAATATGCACTTAATATTGCAGATCAATTGGGGGCAGGAATCGTGCTTCTCCATGTATATCAGGAATTAAATATTCATCAGGGACAGATGCCAGCCGCGCTGGTAGAATCACTGAAAGAAGAAAAACTGGAAAAGGCCATCAACTTTTTTCATGAATATCAGCGGGAAGCACAGCTTCAGGTGGGAAAAAGCATTGAAGTAAGGCCTATTCTTCAGGCTGGTTTACCCGAAAAAGTGATTCCGGATCTCAGCCGCACGATGGATATTGACCTCATTATCATGGGCACATTAGGTGCCGCCAGTGTCTCTGAAAGGATATTAGGCAGCGTCACGACCAAGGTCATTGAGAAATCGGTATGCCCGGTTCTGGCTATCCCCGCAGAATGTACCTACAAACCCATCCGGCGCATTCTGTATGGAATGAGAATGGATGAAACCGAATTGAGCATTATTGACCAGATTGTAGATTTTGCCAGATTTTTTGATGCGAAAGTATATTGCACCCATGTAGGTACGGAAAAGGAAACCTGGAGCAAAATTCAGTTAAGCGCCTTTGAGCGGTTGTACAGCCTGGAGAGTGATGGGCAACTACAATTTTATGTGATCAACCATAGCGATGTGGTGAGAGGCCTGCACAATTTCATAGATGAAAATGGCATTGACCTGCTCTCTATGACTACCCAAAGAAGGGATTTGATTGACAAATTCTACGATCAAAGCCTGACCCGGGAGATGGTACTCTATACTGATATTCCTTTATTGGCCTTCCACAGATAA
- a CDS encoding universal stress protein: MKRILFPTDFSPAAHNAFTYALHLAEKYEAEIILFHTFHYAATGEFYISPELIDRVNMEQEGLAKEEFKRYSDRVKKELGKEIPIQHKISYSFAIDGILHALEETQADAIVMGTLGASNAVGKFFGSVTSQIIERVKVPVWAIPAAARYQDFNHILYATNFEEESLTLPTIIKDLAAHFNANLSCIHINKKSEDPWSRLSTAVKKDVLLGNGNNIDFFVLHEPDVWKGLQGFISENPVDLVVMLTHSHGIFERIMHTSLTRKAALEGETPLLALHP, translated from the coding sequence ATGAAACGGATATTATTTCCTACGGACTTTTCGCCGGCAGCGCACAACGCATTTACGTATGCACTGCACCTTGCAGAAAAATATGAAGCTGAAATCATATTATTCCATACCTTCCACTATGCGGCCACCGGAGAGTTTTATATATCTCCGGAACTGATTGACCGGGTGAATATGGAGCAGGAAGGGCTCGCGAAGGAGGAGTTCAAACGATATTCCGACCGCGTAAAAAAGGAGTTGGGCAAAGAAATTCCTATTCAGCACAAAATCTCGTACTCTTTTGCGATTGACGGCATTTTGCATGCGCTGGAAGAAACACAGGCAGACGCCATTGTAATGGGTACACTGGGTGCAAGTAATGCAGTGGGTAAATTTTTTGGCAGTGTCACTTCCCAGATAATCGAAAGAGTCAAAGTACCGGTATGGGCCATTCCTGCTGCGGCCAGGTACCAGGATTTTAATCATATTCTTTATGCCACCAATTTTGAGGAGGAATCGCTGACCTTGCCGACGATCATCAAAGATCTGGCAGCGCATTTCAACGCGAATCTCAGTTGTATTCATATTAATAAAAAATCCGAAGATCCATGGAGCCGGCTAAGCACAGCGGTAAAAAAGGATGTCCTGCTTGGCAATGGAAATAATATAGATTTTTTTGTCTTACATGAGCCTGATGTATGGAAAGGACTTCAGGGATTTATAAGTGAAAACCCTGTGGATCTGGTGGTAATGCTTACCCATTCCCATGGCATCTTCGAAAGAATTATGCATACCAGTCTTACCCGAAAAGCGGCTTTGGAAGGTGAGACTCCTCTGCTGGCGCTTCACCCTTAA
- a CDS encoding universal stress protein produces MQTILLPIDFSPPSRHAFQYAARLGARFKSKILLLHVYSPETIEPFAPLFFQKAMMDQQEDIALSHFKELEKDLPQELSEKITLEFRINMGPVTEEILSLSEKIQPDMIIMGMRGGNYALQKIMGSVSLSVIQRSCFPVMVIPELADFFPINNIAYATNFEQDDIKAIGQVLRFSRKMKARVHCIHIRQNGNTDNEYKQQILKKAYQHELVMDAIDFDTLDYASVVEGLNQFIDNTNIDLLVMLTHHRGVFSQIFFSSHTRKMTLQAKVPIWVFQMGHIPPYGNITGSESGLSKKSPIY; encoded by the coding sequence ATGCAAACAATCCTGCTTCCTATTGATTTTTCACCACCTTCTCGTCATGCTTTCCAGTATGCGGCCAGGCTAGGAGCCCGGTTTAAATCAAAAATTTTGCTGCTTCATGTGTATTCACCTGAAACCATAGAGCCTTTTGCGCCTCTTTTTTTTCAGAAAGCAATGATGGACCAACAGGAAGACATTGCGCTTTCGCATTTTAAAGAACTGGAAAAGGATCTGCCACAAGAACTTTCAGAAAAAATCACCCTGGAGTTTCGCATAAACATGGGGCCAGTTACGGAAGAAATTCTCAGCTTAAGTGAAAAAATTCAACCTGACATGATTATCATGGGGATGCGGGGTGGAAATTATGCTCTCCAGAAAATCATGGGATCCGTATCGCTTTCCGTCATCCAGCGTTCTTGTTTTCCGGTAATGGTCATTCCTGAGTTAGCAGATTTTTTCCCAATCAACAATATCGCCTATGCAACCAACTTTGAGCAGGATGATATCAAAGCCATAGGACAAGTGCTGCGTTTTTCCCGTAAAATGAAGGCCCGGGTACACTGTATTCATATCCGGCAAAATGGAAATACCGACAACGAGTATAAGCAGCAAATCCTGAAAAAGGCCTACCAGCATGAACTTGTCATGGATGCTATTGATTTTGACACATTGGACTATGCCTCTGTTGTTGAAGGTCTTAATCAGTTTATTGATAATACAAACATAGACCTGCTGGTCATGCTGACACACCACAGAGGTGTTTTCAGCCAAATATTCTTCTCTAGCCACACCCGAAAGATGACCCTTCAGGCGAAAGTTCCTATATGGGTTTTCCAAATGGGGCATATTCCCCCATATGGAAATATTACCGGGTCGGAATCAGGACTATCAAAAAAATCCCCGATTTACTAA
- a CDS encoding PAS domain S-box protein, producing the protein MESHEINSSAMQKFNLDAALPVLFKVCEEGLLVIDAEGTIIAANTHAESIFGYSEGNLRGNSMNVLIPPRFIPAHDQYHNKYFSDPHFRPMGKGRDLVGLRKNGEEFPVEISLNPISTLNGNFVIAIAVDISDRKNHEKNLVRNKNLLTAIIESAVDGIITISKHGSIESANHAAEQLFGYEKGELIGQKINILMPEPYHSRHDGYIKNYTDTGEKKIIGIGREVTGLKKDGTTFPFYLSVSEVDHGEEKIFAGIIHDLTHQKEAEAELKKYSEKLEQRVEARTEALAQAINELEIEIKERKLAEQALIVHQKKIQLALEKERELNELKSRFVSMASHEFRTPLATILSSISLVTRYEGSEHLDKREKHINRIKSNVRHLTNILNDFLSLSKLEEGIIEINIETFDIVEWMHDLLEEIEEQKKEGQKFFYTYQGTESVVELDPHLLKNILFNLISNAIKYSQEYKEIHISTQVNETDLVLTIEDQGMGIPESDQPYMFERFFRAKNAINIQGTGLGLSIVKRYIDLMNGQISFSSIYGKGTIFTIQLPRKLLIK; encoded by the coding sequence ATGGAGTCACACGAGATCAATTCTTCAGCAATGCAGAAGTTTAATCTGGACGCGGCGCTTCCGGTCCTTTTCAAGGTTTGCGAAGAAGGTTTGCTGGTAATTGATGCTGAGGGAACAATCATAGCTGCCAACACACATGCGGAGTCTATATTCGGCTATTCGGAAGGCAACCTCCGGGGTAATTCTATGAATGTACTTATTCCCCCGCGGTTTATTCCTGCACATGATCAATACCATAATAAGTATTTTTCCGACCCTCATTTCCGTCCTATGGGGAAAGGCAGAGACCTCGTTGGCCTGCGAAAAAACGGAGAAGAGTTTCCCGTAGAAATCAGCCTGAACCCCATAAGTACCCTCAATGGTAATTTTGTGATTGCTATTGCTGTCGATATTTCGGATCGCAAAAACCATGAAAAAAATCTGGTCCGAAACAAAAATCTGCTTACAGCCATTATCGAATCAGCCGTTGACGGAATTATTACCATTTCAAAGCATGGGTCCATTGAATCTGCCAATCACGCAGCAGAACAATTATTTGGCTATGAAAAAGGAGAACTGATCGGCCAGAAAATCAATATACTGATGCCGGAACCCTATCATAGCCGGCACGATGGGTATATCAAAAATTATACTGACACAGGGGAGAAAAAAATAATTGGTATAGGCAGAGAAGTAACAGGGTTGAAAAAGGATGGAACAACCTTTCCGTTCTACCTGAGCGTGAGCGAAGTAGATCATGGAGAAGAAAAAATCTTTGCAGGAATTATCCACGATCTTACCCATCAGAAAGAGGCAGAAGCCGAACTGAAAAAATATTCGGAAAAACTTGAGCAACGTGTGGAAGCCCGGACAGAAGCGCTGGCACAGGCCATCAACGAGCTGGAAATAGAAATTAAGGAGCGGAAGCTGGCCGAACAAGCACTCATCGTGCACCAGAAAAAAATACAACTGGCACTGGAAAAAGAAAGGGAACTCAACGAACTTAAGTCGCGGTTTGTATCAATGGCTTCCCATGAATTTCGGACGCCACTGGCGACTATTCTTTCTTCCATATCACTGGTCACCCGTTATGAAGGGAGTGAGCATTTAGATAAACGGGAAAAACATATCAACCGCATCAAATCCAATGTACGCCATCTGACCAATATCCTCAATGATTTTCTCTCACTGAGTAAACTCGAAGAAGGTATTATCGAAATCAATATCGAAACCTTTGATATTGTCGAATGGATGCACGACCTTCTCGAAGAAATCGAAGAGCAAAAGAAAGAGGGCCAGAAGTTTTTTTATACCTACCAGGGAACAGAATCTGTCGTAGAACTGGACCCTCACCTATTAAAGAATATTCTGTTTAACCTTATCTCCAATGCAATCAAATATTCTCAGGAATACAAAGAAATTCATATTTCGACCCAGGTGAATGAAACCGATCTGGTACTGACCATCGAAGATCAGGGCATGGGCATTCCGGAATCCGATCAACCGTATATGTTTGAGCGGTTTTTCCGAGCCAAAAATGCGATCAATATTCAGGGGACCGGCCTGGGCCTCAGCATCGTAAAAAGATATATCGACCTCATGAATGGACAAATTTCTTTTTCCAGTATCTATGGAAAAGGGACCATTTTCACGATTCAATTACCCCGAAAACTGCTAATAAAATGA
- a CDS encoding response regulator yields MKKILLIEDNPDMRENTAEILELASYDVLTAENGKAGVKLAQDNMPDLIICDIMMPELDGYGVLHMLSRNTKTAGIPFIFLTAKAEKTDFRKGMNLGADDYITKPFDELELLDAIEMRLKKHESLHKDVERDIEGINKFIDEARGMSALEELSKNQESRIYREKDIIFSEGRHPHGLWFINSGKVKTYRTNEDAKEYITGLYKQGDFMGYTALLQDAPYTESATALEDTEVLLIPREDFFSLMYNNRDVSHKFIKLLSHDLDEKEDQLLHLAYDTVRKRVADALLLLQKRYQEEQGTFAMPISRENLASLVGSSKECVIRVLSEFKSENIIETRKSEIRILDSDKLGQIRY; encoded by the coding sequence ATGAAGAAAATACTTCTTATTGAAGACAATCCGGATATGCGGGAAAATACCGCTGAAATCCTCGAACTCGCAAGTTATGATGTGTTGACAGCTGAAAATGGAAAAGCAGGTGTAAAACTTGCCCAGGATAATATGCCCGATCTGATTATTTGCGATATCATGATGCCAGAGCTGGACGGGTACGGCGTTTTACACATGTTGAGCCGCAATACAAAAACGGCAGGAATTCCCTTTATTTTCCTCACCGCAAAAGCTGAAAAAACTGACTTCAGAAAAGGAATGAACCTGGGCGCAGATGATTATATCACCAAACCCTTTGATGAGTTGGAGCTCCTTGATGCCATAGAAATGAGGCTCAAAAAACATGAATCTCTGCATAAGGACGTCGAAAGAGATATTGAAGGGATCAATAAATTTATTGATGAAGCCAGAGGCATGTCTGCCCTCGAAGAGCTTTCCAAAAATCAGGAGTCCAGAATTTACAGAGAGAAGGACATCATTTTTTCAGAAGGAAGGCACCCCCATGGTCTTTGGTTTATCAACAGTGGAAAAGTAAAAACCTACCGCACAAACGAAGACGCAAAAGAATACATTACAGGACTTTACAAACAGGGGGATTTTATGGGTTATACGGCCCTGCTTCAGGATGCGCCTTATACAGAGTCGGCTACGGCATTGGAAGACACAGAAGTATTGCTGATTCCGCGTGAAGACTTTTTTTCGCTGATGTACAACAATCGCGATGTTTCCCATAAATTTATCAAACTTTTATCTCACGACCTCGACGAAAAAGAAGATCAATTGCTTCACCTCGCTTATGATACGGTAAGGAAAAGAGTAGCAGATGCCCTGTTGCTGTTACAAAAGAGATATCAGGAGGAACAAGGCACATTTGCGATGCCTATTTCCAGAGAAAATCTGGCCAGCCTGGTTGGCTCTTCCAAAGAATGTGTGATCAGGGTTCTTTCAGAATTTAAATCTGAAAATATCATTGAAACGCGAAAAAGCGAGATCAGAATCCTTGACTCTGACAAACTGGGGCAAATCAGATACTAG
- a CDS encoding multicopper oxidase domain-containing protein, translating into MKRRHFLKIGSAAGIGLSLPLSFTPTQLFADLLKRQTLDPAFQAMFKFQNLAPNALDPGFIYQPLSVKKSKATKKTIERYIIGAYEFSHDAGLAAPGSTPGNKIPWGTVSTAWGYGDSASTPSYPGKTIEIKKNRQSRIKWYNKLMDNSGSPLPHFLPTDDSVHWAFGHINKMMGTNYTLQTHGVPLVPHVHGGHTCSDFDGLPEFWFTPDFAVVGPRWVQEEYVYDNDQEAGTLWYHDHALGITRVNVYAGLAGFYIVRDTKDTGKTNNPLKLPAFPYEAAFAIQDKMFDDNGQFYFPAFPDDPSWEDFIEGEGATPPNINGPSILTEFFGDHILVNGVTWPKMDVEPRNYRFRLLNGSDSRFYVFKFTLDGDETPLPFYQVGTDDGLLPNAVPLTSLIMGPGERHDIVIDFAQAGIPFGSRVIMKNTAPDEPFKGLNPDGTNSDGMGGIVPPADPNTTGQIMAFDVNEVLNTAIPDNFNPGKKLRASGPFVVSGAPKVVRKLVLFEGNDQYGRLRPQLGIYDPASPLNGSLLWDEAITENPMKNDVEEWDVYNATMDVHPIHLHLVSFEIKGRRNFVGGAVEPNPVNPEDPANFDMMEGGSKRIAEIISEDPYVEGAGVAPNELGGPKDTALMYPGQVTRIKAKFDLPGRYVWHCHILSHEDHEMMRPYHVGPLPVPAAARLAGEEVTSFKVANYPNPFQDYTMISFNLPEESTVDIRILDIQGRLVHTMGKASFATGIHEIKWNGTDSMGRALSSGLYICQMVANGKVVAAEKMQKV; encoded by the coding sequence ATGAAAAGGAGACATTTCTTAAAGATTGGCTCGGCTGCAGGTATAGGTCTATCCCTGCCCTTGAGCTTCACCCCCACCCAGCTTTTCGCAGATTTGCTGAAAAGACAAACGCTCGATCCTGCTTTCCAGGCAATGTTTAAGTTTCAAAATCTTGCGCCCAATGCCCTGGACCCCGGATTTATTTACCAACCCCTTTCCGTCAAAAAAAGTAAAGCTACTAAGAAAACAATTGAACGCTATATCATCGGAGCCTATGAGTTCTCGCATGATGCGGGCTTAGCAGCACCAGGTTCGACTCCCGGAAATAAGATTCCATGGGGTACAGTATCAACGGCGTGGGGATATGGTGACAGTGCTTCCACCCCTTCTTATCCTGGTAAAACGATTGAAATTAAGAAAAATCGGCAGTCCCGGATCAAGTGGTATAACAAATTAATGGATAATTCCGGAAGTCCTTTGCCACATTTTCTGCCCACAGATGATTCGGTTCACTGGGCTTTTGGCCATATCAACAAAATGATGGGCACAAATTACACGCTTCAGACACATGGTGTACCTCTGGTTCCTCACGTTCATGGAGGCCATACTTGCTCAGATTTTGATGGGCTGCCTGAATTCTGGTTCACGCCTGACTTTGCTGTCGTCGGCCCACGTTGGGTGCAGGAAGAGTATGTGTATGACAATGATCAGGAAGCAGGAACACTCTGGTATCATGATCATGCCCTCGGTATTACCCGTGTGAATGTCTATGCCGGCCTTGCAGGATTTTATATCGTTCGCGATACAAAAGATACAGGGAAAACAAATAACCCGTTGAAACTGCCCGCTTTCCCATACGAAGCTGCATTTGCTATCCAGGATAAGATGTTTGATGACAACGGACAGTTTTATTTCCCCGCATTTCCGGATGATCCAAGCTGGGAAGACTTCATTGAAGGCGAAGGCGCAACCCCTCCAAATATAAACGGTCCCAGTATCCTGACCGAATTTTTTGGAGACCATATTCTGGTCAATGGCGTTACCTGGCCAAAAATGGATGTAGAGCCCCGCAACTATCGCTTCCGTCTGCTTAATGGATCCGATTCACGCTTTTATGTGTTCAAGTTTACGCTTGATGGGGATGAAACGCCACTGCCATTTTACCAGGTTGGTACAGATGACGGATTACTGCCCAACGCGGTACCGCTAACCAGTCTGATCATGGGACCTGGTGAGCGCCATGATATTGTGATTGATTTTGCACAGGCAGGTATTCCTTTTGGATCCCGGGTGATCATGAAAAATACTGCTCCTGACGAACCATTTAAGGGCTTAAATCCTGATGGTACCAACAGCGATGGTATGGGTGGCATCGTACCTCCTGCCGATCCTAATACCACCGGTCAGATTATGGCATTTGATGTGAATGAGGTGCTAAACACGGCAATTCCTGACAATTTTAATCCAGGCAAAAAACTCCGTGCTTCAGGACCATTCGTGGTATCAGGTGCTCCAAAGGTTGTGCGGAAGCTTGTTCTTTTCGAAGGCAATGATCAGTATGGTCGTTTAAGGCCGCAGCTGGGTATTTATGATCCGGCCTCACCACTTAATGGATCTCTGCTTTGGGATGAAGCCATCACTGAAAATCCGATGAAAAACGATGTGGAAGAATGGGACGTTTACAACGCGACAATGGATGTTCACCCCATTCACCTGCATTTAGTCTCCTTTGAAATCAAAGGAAGGCGAAACTTTGTAGGAGGGGCGGTAGAACCAAATCCTGTAAACCCCGAAGATCCGGCAAATTTTGATATGATGGAAGGTGGTTCAAAACGAATCGCGGAAATCATTTCGGAAGATCCTTATGTGGAAGGCGCAGGTGTCGCCCCCAATGAATTGGGTGGTCCCAAAGATACGGCATTGATGTATCCTGGTCAGGTTACCCGTATTAAAGCCAAATTTGATTTGCCCGGGCGATATGTATGGCATTGTCATATCTTGTCTCATGAAGATCACGAGATGATGCGTCCTTATCATGTGGGACCACTGCCTGTTCCTGCTGCAGCACGTCTTGCTGGTGAAGAGGTTACATCCTTCAAAGTAGCTAATTACCCAAATCCCTTCCAGGACTATACGATGATTAGCTTTAACCTGCCAGAGGAAAGTACGGTCGATATTCGAATTCTCGACATTCAGGGTAGATTAGTGCATACTATGGGGAAAGCTTCCTTTGCCACCGGTATCCACGAAATCAAATGGAATGGTACCGATTCTATGGGAAGAGCGCTTTCTTCAGGCTTGTACATTTGCCAGATGGTCGCCAATGGTAAAGTCGTAGCTGCTGAAAAAATGCAGAAGGTATAG
- a CDS encoding universal stress protein, protein MKKIVVPTDFSPAAHNAFEYALQLAGKFRATLVLVHVIPPKPDIGRYPMPSWLELVDVDRTEEALEKFKAYEQEVQVRLGGNVDVEIELRSGNPVSEIVRMSNDADLLVMGTQGIESADSKVFGSVTGQVVLKSRCPVMAVPESAVYHEIKNIVFGTTLKEEEIGGLDTLLNFAETLGAKISFVHIEEKGENANVLNFSSIEQVYELHGQQQEVGIYQFTHTDIISGLQIFVNHTHAEVIAILSHHHDMWGKSMAKEMAYYSVTPVLVFHL, encoded by the coding sequence ATGAAAAAAATTGTTGTACCTACTGACTTTTCTCCGGCAGCGCACAATGCGTTTGAGTATGCCCTGCAACTCGCCGGTAAGTTTAGGGCTACGCTTGTTTTGGTTCATGTGATACCTCCCAAACCAGATATTGGACGGTATCCAATGCCTTCATGGCTGGAACTGGTTGACGTGGACCGGACAGAAGAAGCACTGGAAAAATTTAAAGCTTACGAACAGGAAGTTCAGGTTCGCCTGGGTGGTAATGTAGATGTGGAAATTGAGCTTCGGTCCGGTAATCCGGTTTCCGAAATTGTTCGCATGAGTAACGATGCAGACCTGCTTGTGATGGGTACACAGGGAATTGAAAGTGCGGATTCCAAAGTATTTGGCAGTGTCACCGGGCAGGTCGTACTCAAATCCCGGTGCCCGGTCATGGCTGTTCCTGAAAGTGCCGTGTACCATGAAATCAAAAATATCGTATTTGGAACTACCCTGAAGGAAGAAGAAATCGGAGGACTGGATACACTGCTAAACTTCGCCGAAACCCTGGGGGCAAAAATCAGTTTTGTCCATATCGAAGAAAAAGGTGAAAATGCAAACGTCCTGAATTTTTCTTCTATTGAACAGGTTTATGAGCTTCATGGACAGCAACAGGAGGTTGGAATCTACCAGTTTACCCATACAGATATCATTTCAGGTTTACAGATTTTTGTAAATCACACCCATGCAGAAGTAATCGCTATTCTCTCACATCACCATGATATGTGGGGCAAAAGTATGGCAAAAGAGATGGCTTATTACTCGGTGACACCGGTATTGGTATTCCATCTTTAG